The following coding sequences are from one Scylla paramamosain isolate STU-SP2022 chromosome 21, ASM3559412v1, whole genome shotgun sequence window:
- the LOC135110881 gene encoding LOW QUALITY PROTEIN: uncharacterized protein LOC135110881 (The sequence of the model RefSeq protein was modified relative to this genomic sequence to represent the inferred CDS: deleted 1 base in 1 codon) — protein sequence MRLFRRRNSDPRVITVQSKDGPAGAAVPKGACGTPRGTAPADKSHTRSVPSPPAASSREKTKSDSKKGKAGMQFYQTVTAVPARVMDPPTVASPSTPSTTIPSTTTSTSTSTTPKTAKKGLATWGRRVGKKLEQLTRSPSKEKVTFGRFSRSNSTRSMTLSTPSPTTPTSGLSWGGRSVPGTPSPENRSGEGRHLYRSCSASQLGTYLAAEDPAACLDLTRDASTVTTSVPSTPTTPSTPTASTATTAAYLPTKTVSCENISSLGNKPSFPHAFLRSRPPAPSEQHRPCEPTPLAAADTPGRSSCKRVTTLRDSVCDEDTRELIRQKLRAVSEENCAVSPAHRGMSALQMRLHQSPAPLQPRSRSFSATAITEPDIIICPVRETARPSRSRGCRSHSEHKAAAVYTSSNESGYESDGGGGRSGGGDRGARHSFPKTHTKKVESDADSGVSTESHSETNSDSGSLTGTDHHAFDHYAKLDEYAKAGSQPPHKAEVYCSLEKYSKPDNYPNLDVYSKPDTYSSIEKYTKPDYPNMSAYTRLENTTKKEASKYANYREGATTADKCEEERLDSSRGRYSRQHSDPQTSPATHNLTDEEKLIPGRPRGSRRLSDPQDLVSRRQRFLASQLERRTSPLSPLRGALSIFREGEDGEPRRAWWGSGTPLRGHLRGESIPQSVDDAYASPPLSLPASLGQPPPRTFRLMRLVKDHTGELGIYITARRNSRGATTGYVIAHIEKDGLTDRDGRFRVGDEIINVNGRRLRGVTLDEARHVLRSTPKEVDIVIARDVDVQHHREYDHSYPAYEHSDPEMEAARRLGEACGELWAADSTFKSELLTAEEDFGVRRESLGRYSNRSLPRRRGSYSDYDDYSDYTTLAPFESYLPGYDPSPAAVSVTGPVSVKVPVPGSPASLPSSLSVTSTSTSVRNERPKVVFPPSPGQLEVPHDQRKCNLPRYINGEARYSSSHDVRHSSEVRYASSSDLRQCGETSFLADIYKSKLIHIEPEDSHEREGNTSGLIPRLMATPNKQLLVETQSMPPTPNRKSPHGSRRHATVSQRLSCPPGTIKLPSPSRSEPRGLSSTLPRRPKSLAMSVQTVAFEKGRGRKSLGFSIVGGRDSPKGSMGIFVKTIFPNGQAAEENKLRNGDEILAVNGRSLSGLSHAEAIAVFRSIRAGKVIMHVGRRTASSSRSSKSKSCDELDKME from the exons ATGCGTCTGTTCCGTCGCCGTAACAGTGATCCACGCGTTATCACAGTTCAATCGAAGGATGGCCCCGCAGGAGCCGCCGTGCCTAAAGGGGCCTGTGGCACGCCCCGTGGCACAGCACCTGCAGACAAGAGTCATACACGGAGCGTCCCATCGCCGCCTGCAGCGTCCAGCagggaaaagacaaaaagtgaCAGCAAGAAGGGAAAGGCGGGGATGCAGTTTTACCAGACAGTGACTGCCGTCCCAGCCAGGGTGATGGACCCCCCGACAGTCGCGTCCCCgtccaccccctccaccacaatacccagcaccactacctccacgtccacctccaccacacccaaGACGGCAAAGAAAG GTTTGGCCACGTGGGGACGGCGTGTGGGGAAGAAGCTGGAACAGCTGACACGATCCCCAAGCAAGGAGAAGGTCACGTTTGGTAGATTCTCTCGATCAAACTCCACCAG ATCCATGACTTTATCAACGCCCTCCCCGACCACCCCCACGTCAGGGCTGAGCTGGGGCGGCCGATCAGTCCCAGGAACACCTTCTCCTGAGAACCGAAGTGGAGAGGGACGTCACCTGTACCGTTCCTGCTCCGCTTCACAGCTGGGCACCTACCTAGCTGCCGAGGACCCCGCCGCCTGCCTCGACCTAACCCGCGACGCCTCCACTGTTACCACCTCTGTACCTTCCACCCCCACCACGCCCTCCACACCCACCGcgtccaccgccaccaccgcagCCTACCTCCCCACTAAGACAGTCAGCTGTGAAAATATATCATCTTTAGGTAACaaaccctccttccctcatgcaTTCCTCCGGTCTCGCCCACCCGCGCCCTCCGAACAGCATCGGCCGTGTGAACCCACCCCGCTGGCCGCTGCTGACACCCCGGGCCGCTCCTCCTGCAAGCGGGTCACCACACTGCGTGACTCTGTCTGTGATGAAGACACGAGGGAACTCATAAGGCAGAAGTTGCGGGCGGTGTCGGAGGAGAACTGTGCTGTGAGTCCCGCTCACCGAGGGATGAGCGCCCTTCAGATGCGGTTACACCAAAGTCCGGCGCCTCTTCAGCCCCGCTCACGTTCGTTCTCGGCGACGGCCATAACGGAGCCAGACATCATTATATGTCCTGTTCGGGAAACTGCCCGTCCCTCGCGCTCCAGAGGGTGTCGAAGCCACAGTGAACACAAGGCGGCGGCGGTGTACACTAGTAGCAATGAAAGTGGTTATGAGAGcgacggtggaggaggaagaagtggtggtggtgaccgcGGTGCGAGACACTCGTTCCCGAAGACACACACGAAAAAGGTTGAGAGTGACGCGGACTCTGGAGTGAGCACTGAAAGCCACTCAGAGACTAATTCTGACTCGGGATCGCTGACAGGCACAGACCATCATGCTTTCGACCACTACGCAAAGCTGGACGAATATGCCAAGGCGGGCTCTCAGCCGCCCCATAAGGCTGAGGTTTACTGTAGCCTCGAAAAATACTCTAAACCTGACAACTATCCCAACCTAGACGTGTACTCCAAGCCCGACACTTACTCCAGCATCGAAAAATACACCAAACCTGACTATCCCAACATGAGTGCCTATACTCGTCTGGAAAACACAACCAAGAAGGAGGCCAGTAAGTACGCCAATTACCGGGAAGGAGCCACCACAGCAGACAAGTGTGAGGAGGAACGCCTGGACTCTAGCCGGGGCAGATACAGCCGCCAGCATAGTGATCCTCAAACCAGTCCGGCCACACACAACCTGACGGATGAAGAGAAGCTCATTCCAGGACGTCCAAGAGGTTCGCGCCGGCTATCCGACCCGCAGGACCTCGTCAGTCGTCGACAAAGGTTCCTAGCCTCGCAGCTGGAGCGCCGCACCTCACCCCTCAGTCCACTACGAGGCGCCCTCAGTATCTTTCGGGAAGGGGAGGACGGGGAACCTCGCAGGGCGTGGTGGGGTAGCGGCACTCCCCTCCGAGGTCATCTTAGAGGTGAGTCTATACCACAATCAGTCGACGACGCCTATGCATCGCCTCCACTCTCCCTGCCCGCCTCACTGGGCCAG CCGCCCCCGCGAACCTTCCGCCTCATGCGGCTGGTGAAGGACCACACCGGGGAGCTGGGCATCTACATTACCGCCAGGAGAAACTCTCGCGGCGCCACCACAGGCTACGTCATCGCGCACATCGAGAAGGACGGGCTCACGGACAG GGACGGCCGCTTCCGCGTTGGTGACGAGATCATCAACGTAAACGGTCGGCGGCTGCGCGGAGTAACGTTGGACGAGGCGCGCCACGTCCTGCGCAGCACGCCCAAGGAGGTGGACATCGTCATCGCCAGGGACGTGGATGTGCAGCACCACCGCGAGTATGACCACTCGTACCCTGCTTACGAACACTCCGACCCTGAGATGGAGGCGGCGCGGAGGTTGGGCGAGGCATGTGGCGAGCTGTGGGCCGCTGACAGCACCTTCAAGAGTGAGCTTCTGACTGCCGAGGAAGACTTTGGGGTGAGACGGGAGTCTCTGGGAAGGTACTCCAACAGAAGTCTTCCCCGTCGCCGAGGATCTTATTCGGACTACGACGATTACTCAGATTACACGACTCTGGCGCCGTTTGAGTCGTATCTGCCAGGCTACGACCCCTCGCCAGCAGCCGTGTCCGTCACCGGCCCTGTGTCCGTCAAGGTGCCTGTCCCGGGGAGTCCTGCGTCCCTTCCCTCAAGCCTCTCTGTCACTTCTACTTCCACCTCCGTCAGGAACGAGAGACCTAAGGTGGTCTTCCCACCCTCCCCGGGTCAGCTGGAAGTTCCTCATGACCAAAGAAAATGCAATCTTCCTCGCTACATCAATGGCGAGGCGAGGTACTCTTCCTCACACGACGTGCGCCACTCCTCAGAGGTGAGGTACGCGTCATCCAGTGATTTGCGACAGTGTGGAGAAACCTCCTTCTTGGCTGATATTTACAAGTCGAAGCTTATTCACATCGAGCCCGAAGATTCCCACGAGCGAGAGGGAAACACCTCTGGTCTGATTCCCAGACTGATGGCCACACCTAATAAACAACTGCTTGTTGAAACACAGTCGATGCCCCCCACGCCCAACAGAAAATCCCCACACGGCAGCAGAAGGCATGCGACAGTGTCCCAGCGGCTCTCGTGTCCCCCAGGAACCATCAAGCTACCATCCCCGTCACGCTCCGAGCCACGAGGACTCAGTTCTACCCTCCCGCGGAGGCCCAAGAGCCTTGCCATGTCGGTACAAACTGTGGCATTCGAAAAGGGTCGCGGCAGGAAGTCTCTAGGGTTCTCCATCGTTGGCGGTCGCGACTCTCCCAAAGGCAGCATGGGCATCTTCGTCAAGACCATCTTCCCTAACGGACAGGCAGCTGAGGAAAACAAGCTAAGGAATG GTGACGAGATCCTTGCTGTGAACGGCCGCTCCCTCTCTGGTCTGAGCCACGCTGAAGCCATCGCTGTGTTCCGCTCCATCCGTGCCGGGAAGGTGATCATGCACGTGGGGCGCcgcactgcctcctcctccag atCCTCCAAATCCAAGTCCTGCGATGAGCTTGATAAAATGGAATAG